The following proteins are encoded in a genomic region of Balneola vulgaris DSM 17893:
- a CDS encoding response regulator transcription factor translates to MSDKKNKILVVEDEPSLIFTLQDTLESEGFEVIVSEEGEGAVDLVKEHRPDLMILDIMLPGKSGYDICKEIRELKFTFPIIMLTAKDQETDKVKGLELGADDYLTKPFGVKELLARIKARLRRSGTYSNTDVVDILKLGEVKIDLSENEAYHPGDKVVELTAREVELIRYLLSNANSPVSRDELLEKVWRYEYSTNTRTVDVHISKLRAKIEVHPDDPRYLITLHGVGYMLKTS, encoded by the coding sequence ATGAGTGATAAGAAAAATAAAATCCTAGTTGTTGAAGATGAGCCTAGCTTAATTTTCACACTTCAGGATACCCTAGAAAGTGAAGGGTTTGAAGTTATAGTTAGTGAAGAAGGTGAAGGCGCTGTGGATCTTGTGAAAGAACACCGCCCAGACCTCATGATTCTCGACATCATGCTACCAGGTAAAAGCGGCTATGATATCTGTAAAGAGATCAGAGAGCTAAAGTTTACTTTCCCCATCATCATGTTAACCGCCAAAGACCAGGAAACAGACAAGGTAAAAGGTCTTGAATTAGGTGCGGATGACTATCTTACAAAGCCGTTTGGTGTGAAGGAACTACTAGCCCGAATTAAGGCTCGTTTACGACGTTCTGGTACTTATTCTAACACAGATGTAGTAGACATCTTGAAGTTAGGGGAAGTAAAAATTGATTTATCTGAAAACGAAGCATATCACCCAGGCGACAAAGTTGTTGAACTGACTGCTCGTGAAGTTGAGCTGATTCGATACTTACTTTCGAATGCCAACAGTCCTGTATCGCGTGATGAGCTCCTCGAAAAAGTATGGCGCTATGAATATAGCACGAATACGAGAACCGTTGATGTACACATTTCAAAGCTTCGTGCTAAAATTGAAGTACACCCCGACGATCCTCGCTATCTCATTACCCTGCATGGCGTTGGGTATATGCTCAAAACCAGCTAA